cgagctttgtacttatctattgatccatccgacttgcgtttgaccttaagaacccatttgttcccaatagtcttacgtcctattggtagatcaaccagatcccagacctggttagTCTTCATAGaatcaatctcatcattaagagctttcatccactcatcttttgtagaagatgagagagcctcataaattgtcctaggctcgtcatcatcatgtggagctaccataaaagcttccccttcaatctcaaaacgacaacggggaatactttcacgtgtgcttctacgcggctgaggttgttgtgattgattgacaagtgatgtgctcccactcggattcaaataatttgtaggagcttaaagaatttcttcctcattctcaactaaattccttggagcactttcctcttgttctacaatctcatgaagttctaaactcctatcaacctcacatctacttggaaactcatcttcaataaaatccacatctcgtgactcaatctcagtcacacttccatcagattgttcacctattaatacataccatttagagtgttctgagtaccttataaagatacacttcttccatctagggcctaacttcccatacttatgagaaagattgtgaacaaaatccgttgaaccccatggccgcaagttactcaaattgggtttctcgccggttcatagttcatatggggtggaagttactgatttggagggcactcggttaagaatgtaggcagcagtcaaaagtgcatccccccaaaaagaaattggtaggtttgcttgcgccatcattgacctaaccatctcaagcagtgttctATTTCTCCTTTCCACCACGCCATTTTGCTGCGGCGTATTCGAtatcgtcaactgtcttttgattcctttttcatcacagagccttttaaattgctcagagagatattctcgtcctcggtcagttcttagagcttttaaactcttgtctaactgattctcaaccattcttagatatcgaCTAAACCATTCCAATGCTTCAaacttatgggagattaagtagacatgaccgtaacgtgaaaaattatctataaatgtgatgaagtagacatcTCCGTGTCTTGCCatcacactcattggaccacagatgtctgagtggactaattgcagtggaaaagatgcccttgtggcttttccaaacggttttctcttagcttttcccattagacaatgttcacatgtggacaagatgaccttagcgagattgcctataaggccttctctagctaacctagtcattctatcttgccctatatggccaagcctagcatgccatttatatgaatccaaattatcaaatgtagaaagaaaagcaattgactcatttatatttgaataatctaaattcaatatcataaaaccgtcttgtagaaaagcattaccataaaacacatggcccaaataaaaggaaacataattgttttcaaatacaatacgaaaaccaagtcttaatagagtgactacagaaagtaagtttcgtcggatctcgggagcgtatagtacattgtgaaggaaaagggtgcggccaccccgcaagtccagcttgtaggtaccaagtcccagtacctcaacgctagctccattccccaccttgatatcatgACTCCCAGCTGGAATCCAgcgatactcaacaaatccaactctatctcgcgctatgtgttcggtcgctcctgaatcaacagtccacacaggataggagtgagcaaccatcacatggctagtaacaaaaacaatgcgagaaaagttagagtgtaccttcttcggctcagtgcagtcacgagcgaagtggccattctttccacagttgaagcactctaatttcgacttgttcttcctgcgcttgcccctcttgctgcgttgagaagttcctgacacattcttaatttgtccagcagctaccccattcttggacttcttgcgcttaggccttgatgccttacgcgaaccagaatcagccacataggccgtgtgattgggcttggcagcctctaggcgctcagcctccaattccaagtgacgcgagacatcatcaaagtctttgatattctcgttatgcgtcaggttctggctcatattctcccaagaattcggcagtgatcttatcactgcctggacttgctgttcatcagtcaggttgtttcctgccgacttaagttcgcggatcatagttgacatagccctaagatgctgcttcatagtgtggtcagagcgcatcttataggagtaaaacctcatggttaacccacgcaacctagtggctgaagttccaccaaacttcaacttcaaagcctcccacatgctttgggtagtgtcatagatctcgaactcacacattagatcattgtgcatgctgcttaacattattatgcgcgcgcaccaacttttcttagcccattgagtataggctagttgatctattttgtgttgttccgaggtcccttccccgggctcagtaagggagtgagataaggcctccaagacctcttgctcatctaaaacatattgaATCTTAcgatgccaaatgtcgtagttctccccatccaatttctcccctttgtttaaatcggcaactatactcttagatgtcatttcactacaatacgcaaagaagggatattacacacacacctaagaaatctgctgCATCCatccaagttagaaaaaaaataatttagacatgtcgcaagatcgaaaaatcgctaggcttcagaatcatctcttgcgccacaatatccaattattaaatttctaacctaattcccgcgtaaattcaaaaaaaaatgggagaattaatcataaatctcaaccatactcccactatcttaagtagtcatctagtcctagtcacatgtaaagacataacctactaaaattgtagtaaccttttgggccagtctacaaggacagctactccaaccacagtaacctgttgggccagtctacaaagatggttcatataagaccattacaatctatttttcttgttccatcagtgcatttacagttcttactagggtcactgtggtcttttggctatacagtgcatttacagttcttactggggtcactgtaatttttttttcagtctatcatttacactaacaattctaactaagactacttagtgggaatttttTCTATGttatcaataaagactaatgtataaacattcaagcctaacattcatagatgataaaataatcacatatccacatgttcaattcacatatacatgtaatcacatttaatataacaaattaaataaaagatcatatgtaatttaaaataatggaatgaaaaaaaaaatagcatgaatataactatatattcacatgtgatcaaatttaatctaaaacattaaataaacaatcacatgtaatataacaatatatcttagcATATATTAAGTCATGCAAATTTCATCCcctccttttattttctgttaaaaaaaaatgggcttgaTAAAGTTgggcttttaaaaaaaaaatttcccagttttttttttttattaaatactgAAAGGCCGAATGGCCCAAAAACAAATTGGGCCAAGCCCAGCCcgagtcataaaaaaaaaaaaacgtttaaGCTGGGCCTCACGGCCCAAGCCCATGGAAGTCAAATGACCTaatggtcatcttcttcctccatcggctactgttcacgtgaacagtagccgctCCACAACAGCACGCCGCTGCACCGCGGTGGTGCTCGCTGCACCTCGCTGGTGCTCGCTGCACTGCGGTGGTGCACGCTGCACCACTGTGGTGCGAGCAGCGCCTTGCggtggtgctcgcagcaccacctggtgcgcatttttttttaaacagataaaaaaaagagaggataaaaaaaacaccatacaaatctcaagcatatgcgagaaaatattataaactggaAGTATATGCCAAAATTATAaacaagtagtaaaaataattcTGTTTCTATCACtactcatttaaataaaaaaatatagctaCTTGTTATACATACGTATtgttaatatatgtataatcataagaaaaatattttatccatcAAAAGACTTtgcaaaagtaaatttataaattgacgtaacttGACAtggtatgttagattataaaattatttttattgtaaagtatatttaatatatcatataaactcatgatagtttgtgagtttatttttgtgagatctttttatatttgttttgatgtAGCACTTCACTAATCATAATTGTCGAAACAAGGAgcaatgcttttttttttttaacaaaaggaGCAATACTTTCTAAATATAGTatagaataattcttctcatcagttactatttactatctcatactctatattttataaaataaaaaaaaatatcaagtatgaatataaataatgactgatgcaTAACAAAATCCTATAATATATGGCAGCCATTTGCCATGGAGATGAGATATATATAGATGGAAACCTCAAGATTATAGAAAGTTGATAGTTCTTGTCGTTTGTTTCGCACGTAATACAAAGttttatgcataaattaatAAACACACTGTGTGATCTTTTCCACTaggaattatatatttattttgtcaatTTTCAGGCTCAAAAGGTTCACATGAGAATTGTGATTTTGTCCCGTACGATACAGAATAGGTTTTCTTAGATCTTTACCCAAAGATGAAAGAACAGCCAAGCTATTTTTGTCAGCCATATTAATTAGGCGCCGTACGTCGTATGCATTGCATGctagtttcaactttcaacagaATATACTCGTGTCACTAATTAATTCCCACCAAGTTTGCATTTTTACGatttccatttttcatttttctccgACGCTTTACAATTTGGGtttgtttaataaatttttaaaaaaataaatatattatttctccaaatattattttttctaagttgTATTTGAGTTGTGAAGTATTTTCAAgaattatgtaaatagtaataaaaaaataataataaaacaataattaatagtgaaatattacaataatatctcAACCTACGAACTGGGCATAAATTTATCACAGATAACGGTCACGGACTCGGAACTCCAGCACACTCTCCTTCTTTCACAGTTCGTCTCTACCCATGACGACCCACGCGTCTCAGTCGCCCAAAAACgctctctacttttttttttttttttatcaaagaaaAGATGGTACGGCTGTGTTTGGCCCACGCGATGCACGTCCCCTTCCGCCCTTCGGCCCCCTCAGGTATCAATAGTTATTATACACACACCCACTCTCCACCGGATAGATAGATAAAGTGCTTTCTTGGTTTCCCTCCAGCAGTTTCTTTGTCTTCTTCTGCCAGCAGATAACAAAGATTTTTACATACATAGATAACTCGACACAAGCAACAAAGGAAGTTTCTCAGAGTCCCAACACAACTTGACACACTCTTGCACGCattctctctcccctctctgaGGAGAAAAAGTGGCATGATGAATCTTCTTGGTCTTCTGCTTCCCATGTGGGTATCGAGCGCCATTTTGTCTACAATCATCATTGATGCCAGATCAGAGCCTGCTATATCTGCAATTTCGGAGCCTGCTTCTGTTGCCCAGAGAGAGCCTACTTCTCAATTTTCTCTAAAAATGGAAGCTGAATCTCCAGGTACTTCAACAATGCACAGGGATTTCTGTTTTTGGTCTTTGTTCCACCTCAGGGACTTGTGTGGCCTGTTGGGTATTTGCTTGTCTACTGGGTTTTCATTGGTTCCAATTTTCGAATTCATTCAAACCCCAACTAGAGTGGATATGTTTTCAGTCTAGATTTATTCGATATTTGgggttttgatttttggttttagataTTATATTTTCGCACAGTTTGGTTTCTGACAATGCCGTGAAAGGATGAAGTATCTCCTGTAAATTTGTATTCTAGCGGGTTTAATCTCTTCTCGTTTTCTTGTGCTCTGTTTGATTTCTGAGAAAATGTATCGTAAGCAAAAGTTAAATTGGTTAGAAAAAGGCTGTTTGTTGTTTGATTTTCCCAAAAACCAGAAGTTTCACTCAATTGTATAATtgtacttgaaaaaaaaaaaactatcttgCTTTGCTGTGGTTACATGGGTGTTtcatacaaagaaaaaaatggaaagaaaatcaGGACATGGAGTTTAAGAGCTAAGTACCCAGTTTCCTCGGGAACGAAACGGAATCATGCTACAGTAAGCTAATGTTGTTCTCTAATATTTCAGTACTTATTTCATGGCAGTTATTTATTGGGTTTGGACTAAAATATCACATTCACATTTCGCTTCCTTTTCTGATCTCATAATCCCCATGATTGTCTAAACAGAAAACGATATCTTTCCCatgtttatatatgcatatgcacattttatatttttatatttcccTTTTGCGCGTTCTAATAAAATTTCTGCTTATCAAAAAAACCATTTTGCTGTATTTCTAAATTAGCATGTTTAGTCATGGTTTTCTCATGCTAATACCAGGAGTACCAAAGGTTAGAGTAATGCACCACCAAGATTTGAACAAGAGAATTCTTATAGCGCTCATTGTTGCTTCCATTCTCCTTGGTGGGATTTTGCTGTTTTCAATATGTTTTTGGATCTATAGATGGAAAAACTCGAAGAACTCCAATGAAAAAGGTCAAAAAAGCTTAGGTATCatctatttaatgaaaattgcatttgttttttttttcctttgagatCAATGTTCACATTTTTTCCATTTACCTTGTCTTTCTAATATGATCTGAAGAGGCTGGAAAAGGGATGTCGCAAAGTCCAATGATGGTTAGATTTAATTCCTTGATGATGGTCGATAAGAAAAGTGCGGTAGCTATATTTGATTATCAATCATTAGAAGCTGCGACAAACAATTTCCATGAAAGTAATGTTTTAGGTGAGGGTAGTTCTGGACGTATCTACAAAGCTCGTTTTGACGAAAAATCCCTTGCAGCAGTGAGGAGAATTGATGGTTTCAGGCTAGGCGTGGAAAGAGAATTTGAAGTAATATTCTCGCTGAAATTGATTTGGATATCCATTTGTTGGTTCCTGAACTTTTTCTTTACAGGTTTCCTCTTAATTGATTACTTGGAATTGCAGAATGAGGTAAATTGCTTGAGCAAAATTCGGCATCAGAATATTATTGAACTACTTGGTTACTGCATCAATGGAGAATCAAGGTTTCTTGTTTATGAAATGGTTGAGAAAGCTTCTTTGGAAACTCAACTGCATGgtatatctttttttcttcattattaatTAAAGCAAAGAATTAAAAAGGACAATAGCCAAAGAACTTTGTAGGTCTGCTTGTA
Above is a genomic segment from Juglans microcarpa x Juglans regia isolate MS1-56 chromosome 1D, Jm3101_v1.0, whole genome shotgun sequence containing:
- the LOC121259413 gene encoding probable receptor-like protein kinase At1g80640 isoform X1 codes for the protein MMNLLGLLLPMWVSSAILSTIIIDARSEPAISAISEPASVAQREPTSQFSLKMEAESPGVPKVRVMHHQDLNKRILIALIVASILLGGILLFSICFWIYRWKNSKNSNEKGQKSLEAGKGMSQSPMMVRFNSLMMVDKKSAVAIFDYQSLEAATNNFHESNVLGEGSSGRIYKARFDEKSLAAVRRIDGFRLGVEREFEVIFSLKLIWISICWFLNFFFTGFLLIDYLELQNEVNCLSKIRHQNIIELLGYCINGESRFLVYEMVEKASLETQLHGSTRGSGLTWHLRMKIAVDVARGLEYLHEHSNPPVVHRDIKSSNILLDSNYNAKLSDFLLAVTSDTENKNIKLSGTSGYLAPEYLSDGKLTDKSDVYAFGVVLLELLMGRKPLENDALPQCQSIVTWAIPQLTDRSKLPNIVDPVIKNTMDLKHLYQVAAVAVLCVQPEPCYRPLITDVLHSLIPLVPCELGGSLRVTEPAKPGRHSELQNL
- the LOC121259413 gene encoding probable receptor-like protein kinase At1g80640 isoform X2; the protein is MMNLLGLLLPMWVSSAILSTIIIDARSEPAISAISEPASVAQREPTSQFSLKMEAESPGVPKVRVMHHQDLNKRILIALIVASILLGGILLFSICFWIYRWKNSKNSNEKGQKSLEAGKGMSQSPMMVRFNSLMMVDKKSAVAIFDYQSLEAATNNFHESNVLGEGSSGRIYKARFDEKSLAAVRRIDGFRLGVEREFENEVNCLSKIRHQNIIELLGYCINGESRFLVYEMVEKASLETQLHGSTRGSGLTWHLRMKIAVDVARGLEYLHEHSNPPVVHRDIKSSNILLDSNYNAKLSDFLLAVTSDTENKNIKLSGTSGYLAPEYLSDGKLTDKSDVYAFGVVLLELLMGRKPLENDALPQCQSIVTWAIPQLTDRSKLPNIVDPVIKNTMDLKHLYQVAAVAVLCVQPEPCYRPLITDVLHSLIPLVPCELGGSLRVTEPAKPGRHSELQNL